A region from the Vicia villosa cultivar HV-30 ecotype Madison, WI linkage group LG3, Vvil1.0, whole genome shotgun sequence genome encodes:
- the LOC131657133 gene encoding protein SENSITIVITY TO RED LIGHT REDUCED 1-like, with amino-acid sequence MAASAKSLTTDGDWTVILPRRGRQRRKDTEVEKISEEKQEPWAPTDSQKDPIRETALMQKMERYITKTENSPFYQTFRDQIETSVLDYFHIVLGSETTMQMVIYGIGSIELYEPPCLQLSIAMLMKRDLNLIGNIEVFDPILSVTESRVLEALGCSVMSINEHGKREAAKPTMFFMPHCEAELYNNLLQANWKPDFLNNMVLFGNSFEEYEHYVSLCKNSPVLNSVKHILAARSFTNEIKIEKIPEDYYNAFHDSSWHFFSPVHESELQFINS; translated from the coding sequence ATGGCAGCTTCAGCAAAATCTCTCACAACAGATGGAGACTGGACGGTTATTTTACCCCGTCGTGGAAGACAAAGGAGAAAAGATACTGAAGTTGAAAAAATTTCGGAAGAAAAACAAGAACCATGGGCTCCAACAGATTCTCAGAAAGATCCAATAAGAGAAACAGCATTAATGCAGAAAATGGAAAGATATATTACCAAGACTGAGAACTCTCCGTTCTATCAAACTTTCAGAGATCAGATTGAAACATCAGTTTTAGATTATTTCCATATAGTTTTGGGCTCAGAGACAACTATGCAAATGGTCATTTACGGTATCGGCAGCATTGAATTGTACGAGCCGccatgtctgcaacttagcaTTGCAATGTTGATGAAAAGAGACTTAAATTTGATTGGAAACATTGAGGTATTCGATCCTATTCTCTCTGTAACCGAGTCTCGGGTTTTGGAAGCTCTTGGTTGTTCTGTCATGTCCATAAACGAGCATGGGAAGCGAGAAGCTGCGAAGCCAACAATGTTCTTCATGCCTCACTGCGAAGCAGAGTTATATAACAACCTGTTGCAGGCAAATTGGAAACCGGATTTCTTAAACAACATGGTATTGTTCGGGAATAGCTTTGAAGAATACGAGCATTATGTGTCATTATGTAAGAACTCACCCGTTCTGAACTCAGTAAAACATATCTTGGCTGCCCGAAGTTTTACGAACGAaatcaaaattgaaaaaattCCTGAAGATTATTATAATGCATTCCATGATTCAAGTTGGCATTTTTTCAGCCCTGTTCATGAATCAGAGCTGCAATTTATCAATTCTTGA